CAGTTTCTAGCCAATATATTTCCCAAGCTGGGTTTGCCGCCTGAAGCATTTGACATCAATGGTGTCGAATATTATGGTGGCGTGGGGTATTTAAAAGCGGGCATTCAATTTTCCGATGCTGTAACGACGGTCAGCCCAACTTACGCACGGGAAATTTGCACCACGAAAGGTGGTATGGGTTTGGATGGTTTGTTGCGGTTGCGCGGTCATGCGGTGAGTGGCATTGTCAATGGCATCGACATGGCGATTTGGAATCCAGCAACAGATGCGCAGCTCGCCAGCACCTTTGATGAAAAAACATTGGGTGCGCGCCAGGCGAATAAACATGCGGTGGAAAAACATTTTAATTTGCCACACAGTGATGCCCCTTTGTTCTGCATTGTCAGCCGATTGACATGGCAAAAAGGCATTGACATCGTCACCGACAGCATTGATGCATTGGTGGCCATGGGGGCGCGTTTGGTGGTGCTGGGAACGGGAGACCAAGCCCTTGAAGCGGCATTGTATGCTGCTGTGGCCAAATACCCCAGCCACGTGGGTGTGCACATTGGTTATGATGAGGGCGTGTCGCATTTGATACAAGGCGGGAGCGATGCCATTCTCGTGCCATCGCGTTTTGAGCCTTGTGGATTGACCCAGCTTTATGGTTTGCGTTATGGCTGCGTTCCCGTGGTATCGACTGTTGGTGGCTTGGCCGACACGGTGATTGATGCCAATGACGCCGCTGTCACTGCTGGTGTGGCGACGGGGGTTCAGTTTCATCAGGTGACGCGTGAAGGGTTTCAAACCGCGATTGCGCGTACGGTGAGTCTGTATGCTCAGGCTAAAGTGTGGCGAGCCATTCAACACGCAGGCATGCGATCCGATGTGGCTTGGCGTCGCTCCGCGAAGCAATATGAGGCATTGTATCGGGGCTTGTTGGGATAGTTTGTCATAAGGGAGGGGGTATGACACCAGAGTTTTTGTTGACCACATTCATCATTGTTGCTTCCCCTGGCACGGGAGCCATTTATACCTTGGCCGCAGGTTTATCTCGTGGGGCAAAAGCCAGCGTGTTTGCGGCTTTTGCCTGTACCCTAGGTATTTTGCCGCACTTGGCCGCCGCGCTGCTGGGTTTGGCTGCTTTGTTGCACGCCAGTGCGGTGGCATTTAACGCCATTAAGTATGCGGGCATCGTTTATTTGTTGTACATGGCGTGGCACACCTTGCGGGAAACAGGAGCGTTGAATGTCAGCACCGAACACATACAGCACAGCAATGCGCGCATATTAATGGATGGTGTTTTGCTCAATATTTTAAATCCAAAACTGTCCATCTTCTTTGTGGCCTTTTTACCGCAATTCATTTCATCACAAGAAATTCATCCATTGTTTCAAATGGCGGAGTTGTCAGGTGTTTTTATGCTGATGACATTCATTGTGTTCTCAATGTATGGCGTGCTTGCTGCCAGCATGCGTGATCACGTCGTGTCTCGCCCCAATGTGATGATGTGGATGCGCCGCAGTTTTGCTGCAGCATTTGGCGCTTTGGCAGTAAAGCTGGCTTTGACTGAGCGCACATAACACCATAACACTCAAGTTCGACACGATTATTGTTAATAAAAAGAGGGACATCAAACATGAAAATCACCATTCAAACCCAACCCATCTCAGGCATGAAGCCCGGCACCAGCGGTCTGCGCAAAAAAGTCACGGTGTTTCAGCAGCCCCATTATCTGGCCAATTTTGTGGCCTCCATTTTTGCAGCGGTCAAACCAGAGGGCGGTTTCACAGGTAAAACCTTGGTGGTTGGGGGGGATGGTCGCTATTTTAACCTTGAGGCGATTCAAGTTGTTTTGCGGATGGCCGCTGCCCAAGGTTTTGCACGCGTGTTGGTGGGGCAACATGGCATTTTGTCGACACCTGCGGCCTCGTGTGTGATTCGTAAATATAAGGCTTTTGGTGGCATTATTTTATCGGCGTCGCACAATTCGGGCGGCCCAGAGGGTGATTTTGGAATTAAATTCAATGGCGACAACGGTGGTCCTGCGCCTGAAAAAATCACCGATGCGATTTATGAGTACAGCACCCACATCACAGCGTATGACATGGTGGAAGCTGCCGATGTCGATGTTGGGCGAATTGGCATGCACACCGTGGGCGACATGACGGTGGAGGTGATCGACTCAGTGGTTGATTATCAAGAGTTGATGCAGCAATTGTTCGATTTTGACGTGCTGCGTGCGTTTTTCAAAAGTGGTTTCACGATGAAATTTGATGCCATGCATGCGGTCACGGGGCCTTATGCCCACGCCATTTTTGAAGATGCGCTGGGTGCAGCCAAAGGCACGGTCATGAATGGCACACCATCGCCTGATTTTAATGGGCACCATCCTGATCCCAATCTTGTCCATGCGAAAGAGTTGTATGACATCATGATGGGGGAGCATGCCCCTGACTTCGGTGCTGCATCGGATGGTGATGGCGATCGCAATTTGATCATTGGGCGCGATATGTTTGTCTCACCATCGGATTCATTGGCGGTGTTGGCTGCAAATGCCACGTGTGCACCTGCTTATGCCAAAGGTTTGGCGGGCGTGGCGCGCTCCATGCCCACCAGCGGCGCGGTTGATCGAGTGGCGGCGGCGTTGGGGGTTGAATGTTTTGAGACGCCGACGGGTTGGAAATTTTTTGGTAATTTGCTCGATGCAGGACGCATTACCTTGTGTGGCGAAGAGTCCGCAGGGACAGGTTCGGATCACGTGCGTGAAAAAGATGGCGTGTGGGCGGTGTTGTTGTGGATTTC
The window above is part of the Ephemeroptericola cinctiostellae genome. Proteins encoded here:
- the glgA gene encoding glycogen synthase GlgA — encoded protein: MMVKTKTADSIATSEVADVVKVTAKAAAKPKAKPKAKAKVSVAAVDGSASTTSAGVSPPKVKAAKASTRAKSKPFHILAVASEMYPFIKTGGLADVVGALPFALGELSTTKASIVLTTLIPGYPVVMGALSDAGESDMVLALPNYFGGDAQIFRATVKGVALLVLDAPHLFNRVGNPYSDASGMDWPDNPVRFAALSLAAAMVGWGEVEGYAPDVLHAHDWQAAMAPAYLHFLGQGKHRPKTVLTVHNLAFQGQFLANIFPKLGLPPEAFDINGVEYYGGVGYLKAGIQFSDAVTTVSPTYAREICTTKGGMGLDGLLRLRGHAVSGIVNGIDMAIWNPATDAQLASTFDEKTLGARQANKHAVEKHFNLPHSDAPLFCIVSRLTWQKGIDIVTDSIDALVAMGARLVVLGTGDQALEAALYAAVAKYPSHVGVHIGYDEGVSHLIQGGSDAILVPSRFEPCGLTQLYGLRYGCVPVVSTVGGLADTVIDANDAAVTAGVATGVQFHQVTREGFQTAIARTVSLYAQAKVWRAIQHAGMRSDVAWRRSAKQYEALYRGLLG
- a CDS encoding LysE family translocator, with product MTPEFLLTTFIIVASPGTGAIYTLAAGLSRGAKASVFAAFACTLGILPHLAAALLGLAALLHASAVAFNAIKYAGIVYLLYMAWHTLRETGALNVSTEHIQHSNARILMDGVLLNILNPKLSIFFVAFLPQFISSQEIHPLFQMAELSGVFMLMTFIVFSMYGVLAASMRDHVVSRPNVMMWMRRSFAAAFGALAVKLALTERT
- a CDS encoding alpha-D-glucose phosphate-specific phosphoglucomutase, which produces MKITIQTQPISGMKPGTSGLRKKVTVFQQPHYLANFVASIFAAVKPEGGFTGKTLVVGGDGRYFNLEAIQVVLRMAAAQGFARVLVGQHGILSTPAASCVIRKYKAFGGIILSASHNSGGPEGDFGIKFNGDNGGPAPEKITDAIYEYSTHITAYDMVEAADVDVGRIGMHTVGDMTVEVIDSVVDYQELMQQLFDFDVLRAFFKSGFTMKFDAMHAVTGPYAHAIFEDALGAAKGTVMNGTPSPDFNGHHPDPNLVHAKELYDIMMGEHAPDFGAASDGDGDRNLIIGRDMFVSPSDSLAVLAANATCAPAYAKGLAGVARSMPTSGAVDRVAAALGVECFETPTGWKFFGNLLDAGRITLCGEESAGTGSDHVREKDGVWAVLLWISILAKRRMSVVDIMKEHWATYGRNYYTRHDYEEVETEAANSVMNHIKAQLPTLVGQSLGGLKVAAADDFSYLDPIDGSVSNNQGLRVVFEGGSRIVYRLSGTGTSGATIRVYIERYEADPALHDLDTQVALSGLIAIANDFSQIAQKTGRLQPTVIT